A region of Laspinema palackyanum D2c DNA encodes the following proteins:
- a CDS encoding EAL domain-containing protein — translation MLDKFSRQVNSLVSGVYEQIAKIKLNRVHTPVSSVTLAIAVAIGLVLTIRETGGFQPLELVTYDWMMRNRWYNPGLDDRLLLVKITETDIQTQQKWPLSDRIVARVLDEIAKLEPAVIGLDLYRDVPQSPGHQDLRLQLQSLDNVIGITKLSDAQEPGVPAPPHLPSEAVGFNDIVNDPDGIARRNLLFAQDQEGNTFYSFALRVTLKYLSDRDIAIDNSPTHPQGIVLGKAHITQLESHSGGYQTIDAEGYQILLNYRSPGSISQEVTLNQVLNREVDPSWIKDKIVLIGTTASSEKDLFFTPYGIKTETETFKMPGVRLHAQMVSQLLSSALDGKPIFWFLPNWMEIVWIISCGVIGGLVPWQIQHPLKLGFRIILGVGGIIVMGFGLFHWGAWIPMAAPTVAFTIALLGVVASKLLYTAFHDDLTGLPNRASFMNELDRAYRRSQPKTLPFFLTLGKSTQTVPNTKVPVVSLDSKFTPVPRLLAVLFLDLDRFKIINDGLGHEMGDLLLIAIAERIQTLMRQPRTDGIEAVTLARVGGDEFAILLDNLYHSEDAIHLGESLYHQIARPFTLKGQPIYTTASIGMALGRADDSRNLLRDAHTAMYRAKALSKARPQVFESAMQNNAVARFQLETDLRRAINAGATPVNGKIESEFLVYYQPLVDLKSGKITGFEALVRWQHPERGLVFPGEFIPVAEETGSIVPLGELVLVIACWQICKWQQEFPQSPPLMVSVNLSGKQFAQPNLIEVIKRTLDQTHLDPTCLKLEITESVVMDEVELAIEMLSQMKALNLKLGIDDFGTGYSSLSYLHRFPTDTLKVDRSFVMRMVEGDQNSAIVKTIIALAHNLKMDVIAEGVETAEQLAQLRSLGCECGQGYFFAKPLPAEQIEALLKSNPTW, via the coding sequence TGCCATTGCCGTTGCGATCGGACTCGTTCTCACCATTCGAGAAACCGGCGGGTTTCAACCCTTAGAACTGGTCACATACGATTGGATGATGCGAAATCGCTGGTATAATCCGGGACTCGATGACCGATTATTACTGGTAAAAATTACCGAAACCGATATCCAAACTCAACAAAAATGGCCGCTTTCCGATCGCATTGTCGCCCGAGTTTTGGATGAAATCGCCAAATTGGAACCGGCAGTGATTGGGTTGGATTTGTATCGGGATGTCCCCCAGTCCCCGGGTCATCAAGACCTGCGTTTGCAACTCCAATCCCTGGATAACGTAATTGGCATTACTAAACTTTCTGATGCTCAGGAACCCGGAGTTCCCGCCCCACCTCATCTCCCCTCAGAGGCAGTAGGATTTAATGATATTGTCAATGATCCCGATGGCATTGCCCGTCGAAATTTACTTTTTGCCCAGGACCAAGAGGGAAATACTTTTTACTCCTTTGCCTTGCGGGTCACTCTCAAATATCTGAGCGATCGCGACATTGCGATCGACAATAGTCCCACCCATCCCCAGGGAATTGTCTTAGGAAAGGCCCACATCACGCAGTTAGAGTCTCATTCTGGAGGGTATCAAACCATTGATGCTGAGGGGTATCAAATTCTCCTCAACTATCGATCTCCCGGTTCGATTTCTCAAGAAGTGACCCTCAACCAAGTCTTAAATCGTGAAGTTGATCCCAGTTGGATCAAAGATAAAATTGTTTTAATTGGTACCACCGCATCCAGCGAAAAAGATTTATTTTTTACCCCCTATGGCATCAAAACGGAAACAGAAACCTTTAAAATGCCCGGGGTGAGATTACACGCCCAAATGGTGAGTCAACTCCTGAGTAGCGCCCTGGATGGTAAGCCAATTTTTTGGTTTTTACCCAACTGGATGGAAATTGTATGGATTATCAGTTGTGGTGTCATCGGAGGACTGGTCCCTTGGCAGATTCAACATCCCCTTAAACTGGGATTTAGGATTATCCTCGGGGTTGGGGGAATTATCGTCATGGGATTTGGGCTGTTTCACTGGGGTGCATGGATTCCGATGGCTGCTCCGACGGTGGCCTTTACGATCGCCCTTCTGGGAGTTGTTGCCTCAAAATTACTCTATACCGCCTTTCATGATGACTTGACCGGACTGCCGAATCGCGCCTCATTCATGAATGAACTGGACCGCGCCTATCGGCGATCGCAACCGAAGACTCTGCCCTTTTTCCTAACATTAGGAAAGTCCACCCAAACCGTTCCAAACACAAAAGTTCCTGTTGTCTCTTTAGACTCTAAATTTACCCCCGTACCCCGGTTATTAGCAGTATTATTCCTGGATTTAGACCGATTTAAAATTATCAATGATGGACTCGGCCATGAGATGGGGGATCTGCTGCTAATTGCGATCGCCGAACGAATCCAGACCCTGATGCGCCAACCCAGGACCGATGGCATTGAGGCAGTCACCCTCGCCCGAGTCGGAGGGGATGAATTTGCCATTCTCCTCGACAATCTCTATCATTCCGAAGATGCCATCCATCTTGGCGAATCCCTCTACCACCAAATTGCCCGACCCTTTACCCTGAAAGGTCAACCCATCTATACCACCGCCAGCATTGGGATGGCCCTAGGTCGGGCCGATGACTCCCGCAATTTATTACGAGATGCTCACACCGCCATGTATCGCGCCAAAGCGTTGAGCAAAGCTCGCCCTCAAGTCTTTGAAAGCGCCATGCAAAACAACGCCGTGGCCCGATTTCAGCTAGAAACCGACCTCCGGCGCGCCATTAATGCCGGGGCGACCCCAGTCAATGGCAAGATTGAATCTGAGTTTTTGGTCTATTATCAACCCTTGGTTGATTTAAAATCCGGTAAAATTACTGGATTTGAAGCCCTCGTGCGTTGGCAACATCCGGAACGGGGTTTAGTCTTTCCCGGTGAATTTATCCCCGTTGCCGAGGAAACGGGTTCAATCGTGCCATTAGGTGAATTAGTCCTCGTGATTGCCTGTTGGCAAATTTGCAAATGGCAACAAGAATTTCCCCAGTCTCCCCCCTTAATGGTGAGTGTAAATCTCTCGGGAAAACAGTTTGCTCAACCCAATTTAATTGAAGTCATCAAACGAACCTTAGACCAAACCCATCTTGATCCAACTTGTTTGAAGTTAGAAATAACCGAAAGTGTGGTGATGGATGAGGTAGAGTTGGCGATCGAGATGCTGTCTCAAATGAAAGCTTTAAATTTAAAGTTAGGCATTGATGATTTTGGCACCGGGTATTCCTCCTTGAGTTATTTGCACCGTTTTCCCACGGATACCTTGAAAGTCGATCGGTCCTTTGTGATGCGGATGGTGGAAGGGGACCAAAATTCAGCCATTGTTAAAACGATTATTGCCCTCGCCCATAATTTAAAAATGGACGTGATTGCTGAAGGGGTGGAAACAGCAGAACAATTAGCCCAATTGCGATCGCTCGGCTGTGAATGTGGTCAAGGGTACTTTTTCGCGAAACCCTTACCGGCAGAACAAATTGAAGCCCTATTAAAATCCAACCCCACCTGGTAA
- the bchI gene encoding magnesium chelatase ATPase subunit I yields the protein MSPIAQAIPTQPAIARRAVFPFTAIVGQEEMKLALLLNVIDPKIGGVMIMGDRGTGKSTTIRALADLLPEIEVVADDPFNSHPSDPELMSDVVRDRASRGETLPLMQRKVQMIDLPLGATEDRVCGTIDIEKALSEGVKAFEPGLLAKANRGILYVDEVNLLDDHLVDVLLDSAASGWNTVEREGISIRHPARFVLVGSGNPEEGELRPQLLDRFGMHAEIRTVKEPALRVKIVEERSGFDQNPQTYLQQHETEQQALQQKLIDAQNLLPSVNLDYEMRVQISQVCSELDVDGLRGDIVTNRAAKAIAALEGRTEVTLDDISRVITLCLRHRLRKDPLESIDSGYKVQKVFSSVFGVEMPTEG from the coding sequence GTGAGTCCGATTGCCCAAGCTATTCCAACTCAACCCGCGATCGCGCGGCGTGCTGTGTTTCCCTTTACTGCTATTGTGGGGCAGGAAGAAATGAAACTGGCATTGCTGCTGAATGTCATTGACCCCAAGATTGGCGGGGTGATGATTATGGGCGATCGCGGCACTGGCAAGTCTACTACCATCCGTGCCTTAGCTGATCTGCTGCCAGAAATTGAAGTGGTGGCAGATGACCCCTTCAACAGTCATCCCTCGGATCCTGAACTGATGAGTGATGTGGTCCGCGATCGCGCCTCTCGGGGGGAAACGTTACCCTTGATGCAGCGCAAGGTGCAAATGATTGACCTCCCTCTCGGTGCCACAGAGGACCGGGTTTGTGGAACCATTGATATTGAAAAAGCCCTCTCAGAAGGGGTAAAAGCCTTTGAACCGGGTTTGTTAGCCAAAGCCAATCGCGGTATCCTCTATGTGGATGAAGTCAACCTCCTCGATGATCACCTCGTGGATGTCTTATTAGATTCCGCTGCTTCGGGATGGAATACCGTTGAACGGGAAGGGATTTCCATTCGTCACCCGGCGCGATTTGTGTTGGTGGGCTCCGGTAACCCGGAAGAAGGAGAACTCCGTCCCCAATTGCTCGATCGCTTCGGGATGCACGCCGAAATCCGCACGGTGAAAGAACCCGCTTTACGGGTGAAAATCGTTGAAGAACGCTCAGGATTTGACCAAAATCCTCAAACCTATTTGCAACAACACGAAACGGAACAACAAGCGTTACAGCAAAAGCTGATTGACGCTCAAAACCTGTTACCTTCGGTGAATTTGGATTATGAAATGCGTGTTCAAATTTCCCAAGTTTGTTCTGAGTTGGATGTGGATGGGTTGCGCGGAGATATTGTCACCAACCGCGCTGCCAAGGCGATCGCTGCTTTAGAAGGTCGCACAGAAGTTACCCTCGATGATATTAGCCGGGTGATTACCCTCTGTCTACGTCACCGCTTACGCAAAGACCCCTTAGAATCCATTGATAGTGGTTATAAGGTTCAAAAAGTCTTTAGTAGTGTCTTTGGTGTAGAAATGCCAACCGAAGGTTAA
- the ruvC gene encoding crossover junction endodeoxyribonuclease RuvC → MEKRILGLDPGLATLGFGAIAAQTGGTGRSRSETVSLLDFGIIQTPAKTDLGQRLCTIYEDMHALIEQFKPDLVAAEKLFFYRMGNTILVAQARGIILLVVAQHQLPLVEYTPAQIKQGITGYGNADKYDVQQAVARELNLETIPKPDDAADALAVALTAWFQMEH, encoded by the coding sequence ATGGAAAAGCGAATTTTAGGATTAGATCCCGGTTTAGCTACATTAGGATTTGGGGCGATCGCCGCTCAAACCGGAGGCACCGGCAGAAGTCGCAGCGAAACCGTTTCTCTGCTGGATTTTGGCATTATTCAAACTCCCGCCAAGACGGACCTCGGTCAGCGGTTATGTACGATTTATGAAGATATGCACGCCCTAATTGAGCAATTTAAACCTGACTTAGTGGCAGCGGAAAAATTGTTCTTTTATCGCATGGGAAATACCATTTTAGTGGCCCAAGCGCGAGGGATAATTTTACTGGTGGTAGCGCAACATCAATTACCCTTAGTTGAATATACTCCTGCACAAATTAAACAAGGCATTACCGGCTATGGCAATGCGGATAAATATGATGTGCAACAAGCGGTAGCTAGAGAGTTGAATTTAGAAACCATTCCCAAACCTGATGATGCAGCCGATGCCTTAGCTGTAGCCTTAACCGCCTGGTTTCAAATGGAACATTAA
- a CDS encoding nucleoside recognition domain-containing protein yields the protein MKKSESPLNSIWLFLMVGSTVVAAMRGTLPELTEAAFESAANAVTLAIGLIGALALWLGILRVVEVAGLMEAIARGIRPLMIRLFPDIPPDHPAMSAIILNISANALGLGNAATPIGLKAMKELNRLNPDPGTATNAMCLFLAINTSSVTILPIGAIAVRASAGASNPGAIIIPSIVATFASTTVAIVAAKFLAHRNQDFAPNSPINAPESDADTPLEPAEYAQPIEPLEPPGLVGRLFFGGLIVLFFGAILYRLTITGTAGLATTQIIEAISNGLLPLVICSFLLIGYFRGVKVYEVLTEGAKEGFDIAVRIIPFLVAIFVAIGMFRTSGALDVMTAVLSPVTNLIAMPPEALPMALIRPLSGSGAFGVMSEIVENDPDGFLSYLVSTMQGSTETTFYVMAVYFGSIGVSRTRHTLPAALLADVTGMLASLLICHLTF from the coding sequence GTGAAAAAATCTGAATCTCCCCTCAATAGCATTTGGCTGTTTCTGATGGTAGGGTCTACCGTCGTAGCAGCAATGCGTGGGACTCTGCCGGAACTGACAGAAGCGGCATTTGAGTCGGCAGCGAATGCGGTTACCTTGGCGATCGGGTTAATTGGGGCGTTAGCCTTGTGGTTGGGAATTTTGCGGGTGGTGGAAGTGGCGGGACTCATGGAGGCGATCGCCCGAGGGATTCGTCCCTTGATGATCCGACTGTTTCCCGATATTCCCCCGGATCATCCGGCGATGTCTGCCATTATCTTAAATATCTCCGCCAATGCCTTGGGGTTAGGCAATGCCGCCACTCCCATTGGACTCAAGGCGATGAAGGAACTGAATCGGCTGAATCCGGACCCAGGCACTGCCACCAATGCCATGTGCTTATTTTTAGCCATTAACACCTCCTCAGTCACCATTTTACCCATTGGGGCGATCGCCGTGCGGGCCTCTGCTGGGGCCAGCAATCCAGGTGCTATCATTATTCCCTCGATTGTTGCCACGTTTGCTTCCACCACTGTAGCTATTGTAGCCGCTAAATTCCTCGCCCATCGTAACCAAGACTTTGCCCCAAATTCCCCGATAAATGCCCCAGAATCGGACGCGGATACCCCTTTAGAACCCGCAGAATATGCCCAACCGATTGAACCCTTAGAACCCCCGGGACTGGTGGGACGCTTATTCTTTGGCGGGTTAATTGTGCTATTTTTTGGTGCAATTCTCTATCGCTTAACCATCACCGGAACTGCCGGATTGGCAACCACCCAAATCATTGAGGCAATTTCTAATGGGTTGTTACCTTTGGTGATTTGTAGCTTCCTACTGATTGGCTACTTTCGGGGAGTGAAAGTCTATGAAGTGTTAACCGAAGGTGCGAAAGAAGGGTTTGATATTGCTGTGAGAATTATCCCATTTCTGGTGGCAATTTTTGTGGCGATCGGGATGTTTCGCACCAGTGGCGCATTGGATGTGATGACGGCAGTTTTATCCCCCGTCACCAACTTGATTGCCATGCCACCGGAAGCCTTACCGATGGCACTGATTCGTCCTTTATCTGGCAGTGGCGCATTTGGGGTAATGTCAGAAATTGTGGAGAATGACCCCGATGGATTTTTGTCTTACTTAGTTTCTACCATGCAAGGTTCCACAGAAACCACCTTTTATGTGATGGCGGTTTATTTTGGTAGTATAGGAGTGAGCCGAACCCGCCACACCTTACCGGCTGCGCTGTTAGCCGATGTGACGGGAATGCTCGCCTCTTTGCTGATTTGTCATCTCACGTTCTGA
- a CDS encoding FHA domain-containing protein — translation MLLLWKLAIAMHELTLKWIEAGEFRTQTLWDKQPSKNPGTVRIGRDPTRCDIVLLHPTVSGLHVEIFYDSQKSHFYLRNLRPSNPSKVDGQILTQGETMLTPGSIICLGQVKLKVIAIDPRLDRTFAVSTPEDDDSEPSFSQPLRRRLDRKPLPTYGLKCPNCQKISHYKLLDFGCPWCGTSLDSANSVLMSTHAD, via the coding sequence GTGCTGCTACTATGGAAACTTGCGATCGCTATGCATGAACTAACCCTAAAGTGGATTGAAGCCGGTGAGTTCAGAACTCAAACCTTATGGGATAAGCAACCGAGCAAAAATCCCGGGACCGTCCGGATCGGTCGCGATCCCACCCGCTGCGATATCGTTTTGCTTCATCCGACGGTATCTGGGTTGCACGTTGAAATCTTTTATGACTCCCAGAAAAGTCATTTTTATCTGAGAAATCTGCGACCCAGCAATCCTTCTAAAGTGGATGGGCAAATTTTGACCCAGGGTGAGACGATGTTAACCCCAGGAAGCATCATTTGTTTGGGACAAGTCAAACTCAAAGTCATTGCGATTGACCCTCGCTTGGACCGGACTTTCGCCGTTTCTACCCCAGAGGATGATGATAGCGAACCCTCCTTCAGTCAACCCCTACGCCGTCGCTTGGACCGCAAACCGCTTCCAACCTATGGTTTAAAATGTCCGAATTGTCAGAAGATTTCTCATTATAAACTGCTCGATTTTGGTTGTCCCTGGTGTGGCACATCTTTGGACTCGGCCAATAGCGTTTTGATGTCAACTCATGCGGATTGA
- a CDS encoding DUF7219 family protein — MPLEFLGDNNNIQEAIAVNNQRWEGSAMTAHFQFIDSPNHSHGNRDAEQLIFHQNLQKFSNRVSILSSLATGGKISLEDAFAKMNTLWEDLSETVP; from the coding sequence GTGCCGTTGGAGTTTCTAGGAGATAATAACAATATTCAAGAAGCGATCGCTGTTAATAATCAGCGATGGGAGGGTTCTGCCATGACAGCTCATTTCCAATTTATTGATTCCCCCAATCATTCTCACGGAAATCGGGACGCAGAACAATTGATTTTTCATCAAAATTTGCAAAAATTTAGTAATCGCGTCAGTATCCTCAGTAGTTTGGCAACGGGTGGAAAAATTTCTTTAGAAGATGCTTTTGCCAAGATGAATACCCTATGGGAGGATTTGAGTGAGACGGTCCCCTAG
- a CDS encoding prohibitin family protein: protein MKAKTSYSYDAKTLFWITGSVIGAIFFLILAVNLKPFVIINAGERGVVMKFGKVQEGILDEGIHGIIPLVTRVETLSVRVQKDELKADAASKDLQYVTINVALNWRVDATQVNTVYQTIGDETQIVNLIISPAVSEVVKAATAKNNAEEIITRRRELKEESDSDIRQRLASYGVLVDDISLVNIEFSPEFAKAIEAKQIAEQEARRASFIAQKAEQEAIADINRAKGQAEAQRLLRENLTPSILQKEAIEKWNGQFPMVMGGNGALPFINITPPASTANP from the coding sequence ATGAAAGCTAAAACCAGTTATTCTTACGACGCCAAGACCCTTTTTTGGATTACCGGGTCAGTCATTGGGGCAATATTTTTTTTAATCTTAGCCGTCAATTTAAAGCCCTTTGTGATTATCAACGCTGGGGAACGCGGCGTTGTCATGAAATTTGGAAAAGTCCAGGAAGGCATCCTGGATGAAGGGATTCACGGAATTATTCCCTTAGTCACTCGCGTGGAAACCCTCAGCGTTCGAGTCCAAAAAGACGAACTTAAAGCCGATGCTGCTTCTAAAGATTTACAGTATGTAACCATCAACGTTGCCCTCAATTGGCGCGTGGATGCCACTCAAGTGAATACGGTTTATCAGACCATTGGCGATGAAACTCAAATTGTAAATCTGATTATTTCTCCCGCCGTTTCTGAAGTCGTTAAAGCAGCTACGGCTAAAAACAATGCTGAAGAAATCATCACCCGACGCCGGGAGTTAAAAGAAGAAAGTGATAGCGATATTCGGCAAAGGCTGGCTAGTTATGGCGTTTTGGTTGATGATATTTCGTTAGTGAATATTGAATTTTCTCCCGAATTTGCCAAAGCCATTGAAGCCAAACAAATCGCTGAACAAGAAGCCCGACGAGCTTCGTTTATTGCCCAAAAAGCCGAACAAGAAGCAATTGCTGATATTAATCGGGCCAAAGGTCAAGCTGAAGCCCAACGCTTGTTACGAGAAAACCTAACTCCATCAATTCTCCAAAAAGAAGCCATTGAAAAGTGGAATGGACAGTTTCCAATGGTGATGGGTGGTAATGGAGCATTGCCTTTTATTAATATTACCCCGCCTGCTTCTACGGCTAATCCCTAA
- a CDS encoding cytochrome P450, protein MTSNETRRSLPLPPGKFGLPVIGETLSFFGDRDFNDKRQNQYGLIYKTHIFGQRTVIMSGSEANRFLFTHDNSYFTSTWPYSTRTLLGPQSLATQSGNEHTSRRRLMAQAFLPKAIAGYLPGMEQITDRYLKQWETPGEMTWYPELRTYMFDIASTVLIGTETGSETAYLSQIFKTWCEGLFSIPINLPWTQFGKALRCRTLLLEKIEEIVRRRQQETGPRTDALGLLLAAQDEEGNGLTLDELKDQVLLLLFAGHETLTSALSSFCLLLAQHPQVITKLREEQQKVGFTGSLTMEMLKEMAYLEQVIKEVLRLIPPVGGAFRRVVKSCEFNDYQIPEGWMVWYQINTTHQDSSIYPNPKEFDPERFRADRAEEKQKAFGFIPFGGGARECVGKAFAMLVLRVFGTHLVHGYDWELLPDQNLELITVPTPSPRDGLRVKFKRRG, encoded by the coding sequence ATGACTTCCAACGAGACCCGGCGATCGCTTCCCCTCCCTCCTGGAAAATTCGGATTACCCGTGATTGGGGAAACCCTGAGCTTTTTCGGCGATCGCGACTTCAACGACAAGCGTCAAAACCAATATGGGTTAATTTACAAAACCCACATTTTCGGACAACGAACTGTCATCATGAGCGGTTCAGAAGCGAATCGCTTTTTATTCACCCATGACAATAGCTATTTTACCTCCACTTGGCCTTATAGTACCCGCACCTTACTCGGTCCCCAATCCCTCGCCACTCAAAGCGGCAATGAACATACCAGTAGAAGGCGCTTAATGGCGCAGGCATTTCTTCCCAAGGCGATCGCCGGATATCTTCCCGGCATGGAACAAATCACCGATCGCTATCTCAAACAATGGGAAACCCCAGGAGAAATGACCTGGTATCCGGAACTCAGAACCTATATGTTTGACATTGCCAGCACTGTATTAATTGGCACAGAAACCGGATCCGAAACTGCCTATCTCAGCCAAATTTTTAAAACCTGGTGTGAGGGATTATTTTCTATTCCCATTAATCTCCCATGGACCCAATTTGGAAAAGCCCTGCGCTGCCGAACCTTGCTCCTAGAAAAAATTGAAGAAATTGTCCGCCGCCGTCAACAAGAAACCGGCCCAAGAACTGATGCGCTCGGCTTACTTTTAGCCGCCCAAGATGAAGAGGGAAATGGATTAACCTTAGATGAACTCAAAGACCAAGTATTGCTCCTCCTCTTTGCCGGTCATGAAACCCTAACCTCCGCCCTTTCTTCCTTCTGTCTCTTGCTGGCACAACATCCCCAAGTCATCACCAAACTGCGAGAGGAGCAGCAAAAAGTAGGCTTTACAGGGTCTCTCACGATGGAGATGCTCAAAGAAATGGCTTACTTAGAGCAGGTTATTAAAGAAGTGCTACGATTAATCCCCCCCGTAGGTGGGGCATTTCGCAGGGTGGTCAAATCTTGTGAATTTAATGACTATCAAATTCCCGAAGGTTGGATGGTTTGGTATCAGATTAATACCACCCATCAAGATAGTTCAATTTATCCCAATCCCAAAGAATTTGACCCGGAGCGCTTCCGTGCAGACCGGGCAGAAGAAAAGCAAAAAGCCTTTGGATTTATCCCTTTTGGCGGAGGGGCGCGAGAATGTGTAGGAAAGGCATTTGCAATGTTAGTATTGCGGGTCTTTGGAACCCATTTAGTCCACGGTTATGACTGGGAATTATTACCCGACCAAAACTTAGAATTAATCACCGTACCCACCCCCTCTCCTCGGGATGGATTGCGGGTCAAGTTTAAACGAAGAGGATAG
- a CDS encoding IS630 family transposase, whose translation MKFINLYPETEKMLERIYHNSQHHKVRQRAHCILLSYRGFKMEKLLEIFKISRRTLQYWFQRWEQNKLTGLYDQPGRGRKAKLTPPQKQQVKEWVKAEPKDLKRVINQVQDSWGIKVSKDTIKRILKKLGMTWRRMKRGLAGSPFEWEYEFKLEKLKELKELDKNGEIDLNFLDESGMSLTPSLPYGWQDKAEKIILPSSSSKRLNVLGVMNRRNELKYETYSGNLNSEKLIKFLDKFSENLTQKTVVVMDQASIHTSNAVLGKLEEWKTKNLELFWLPPYSPELNLIEILWKFLKYEWIKIEAYKSWQNLVDYVTNVLDNLGKEYAINFA comes from the coding sequence ATGAAATTTATAAATTTATATCCCGAAACTGAAAAAATGCTAGAAAGAATTTATCACAATAGCCAGCATCATAAAGTTAGGCAAAGAGCTCATTGCATTCTTTTAAGTTATAGAGGCTTTAAAATGGAAAAGTTATTAGAAATTTTCAAAATAAGTCGTCGAACTTTACAATATTGGTTTCAACGCTGGGAGCAAAACAAATTAACCGGGTTGTATGACCAACCGGGAAGAGGAAGAAAAGCCAAGTTAACACCTCCCCAAAAACAGCAAGTTAAGGAGTGGGTAAAAGCAGAACCAAAAGACTTAAAAAGGGTCATAAACCAAGTTCAAGACTCATGGGGAATTAAAGTCAGCAAAGACACGATAAAACGAATATTAAAAAAGTTAGGTATGACCTGGAGAAGAATGAAGAGAGGATTGGCTGGAAGTCCCTTTGAATGGGAATATGAGTTCAAACTGGAAAAATTAAAAGAATTAAAAGAGTTAGATAAGAATGGAGAAATCGACTTGAATTTTTTAGATGAATCAGGGATGTCTTTGACGCCTTCACTACCTTACGGATGGCAAGATAAAGCAGAGAAGATTATTCTTCCAAGTTCTTCCAGTAAAAGGTTGAATGTATTGGGAGTAATGAATCGACGGAATGAATTAAAGTATGAAACATATTCTGGAAATCTAAACAGCGAAAAACTGATTAAGTTTTTAGATAAATTTAGTGAAAACTTAACCCAAAAAACTGTCGTAGTAATGGACCAAGCCTCAATTCACACCAGTAACGCAGTTCTAGGAAAACTAGAAGAATGGAAGACCAAGAACCTGGAGCTATTTTGGTTGCCTCCGTATTCACCTGAACTAAATTTAATTGAAATTTTATGGAAATTTCTCAAATATGAATGGATTAAAATAGAAGCTTATAAAAGCTGGCAAAATTTAGTTGATTATGTGACTAATGTCCTCGATAATCTGGGAAAAGAATATGCAATTAATTTTGCATGA
- a CDS encoding DNA polymerase III subunit delta' yields the protein MTVFAKLIGQPQAIELLNQAVYRDRIAPAYLFAGAPGVGRSLAARYFLELLLTARNPGATPPSTRKLENHPDLLWIEPTYLDKGKMLTATEAAATGFKRKSPPQIRLEQIRQIGEFLGRHPLEALRKVVVLEEAQTMKESAANGLLKTLEEPGRASIILIAPGIDSLLPTLVSRCQRIPFYRLTDAQMGEVLATVGYPQILENPAVLAMAQGSPGTAIACWEKLQEIPAELLEKPLKPSLSTKQALEIAKEIDRSLDTESQLWLIEYLQQAYWLSSQQRGTFNANPLHLLDRARRYLLSYASPRLVWEVTLMGMKG from the coding sequence ATGACTGTTTTTGCTAAACTCATCGGACAACCCCAAGCTATCGAACTCCTGAATCAGGCAGTCTATCGCGATCGCATTGCACCCGCCTACCTCTTTGCTGGTGCTCCCGGTGTGGGTCGAAGTTTGGCAGCGCGGTATTTCCTCGAACTCCTCCTCACCGCCAGAAACCCAGGCGCAACCCCGCCATCCACCCGCAAACTGGAAAATCACCCGGATTTACTCTGGATAGAACCCACCTATCTGGATAAAGGCAAAATGCTCACTGCCACAGAAGCGGCAGCAACTGGGTTTAAGCGCAAATCCCCCCCGCAAATTCGTCTTGAACAAATCCGTCAAATCGGGGAATTTTTGGGACGCCATCCTTTAGAGGCCCTCCGGAAGGTGGTGGTCCTAGAAGAGGCACAAACCATGAAAGAAAGTGCTGCCAATGGATTGCTAAAAACCCTCGAAGAACCGGGACGAGCGAGTATCATTTTAATTGCACCGGGAATTGATTCTCTGCTTCCCACCTTAGTCTCTCGATGTCAGCGAATTCCTTTTTATCGCCTCACTGATGCACAGATGGGGGAAGTGTTGGCAACCGTGGGATACCCGCAGATTTTGGAGAATCCCGCAGTATTGGCAATGGCGCAGGGGTCTCCCGGAACGGCGATCGCCTGTTGGGAAAAACTCCAGGAAATCCCGGCAGAACTTCTGGAAAAACCCCTGAAACCCTCCCTCTCCACCAAACAAGCATTAGAAATTGCCAAAGAAATCGATCGCAGTCTGGATACCGAGTCCCAACTCTGGCTGATTGAATATCTGCAACAAGCGTACTGGTTATCGTCCCAACAGCGAGGGACCTTCAATGCCAACCCCCTCCATCTCCTCGATCGCGCCAGACGCTATCTGCTGAGTTATGCCAGTCCCCGCCTCGTCTGGGAAGTCACCCTCATGGGGATGAAGGGATGA